CGGGCCTCTCGGCGCCCTGCACGCTGGCCGCGACGATGGCCCAGGAGAACGCGGAGATCCTCGCCGGCGTCTGCGTCACGCAGCTCATTCGTCCGGGCATGCCGGTATGCTATGGAGGCATCTGCCATGCCTTCGACATGCGCACGACACAGCTCATCTTCTCCGGCCCCGAACAGGCCATCTTCGGCGTCGCCATGACGCAACTGGGCAAGCATTACGGTCTGCCCGTGTATATCAACGTGGGCCTGACGGACAGCAAGCGAGTGGACGCGCAGTCGGGGCTGGAGGCGGGGATCACCCTGGCGTTCGGCGCGGCGGCGGGGGCCGACATCTTCGGCCACATGGGCATCAGCGGCGTGGACCAGGCCTCCTCCGCGGACATGCTCGTGTGGCAGGATGAGGTCATTGGCTTTGTGGAAAGCGCGCTGCGCGAGCTGGACTTCAGCAACGAGGCCCTCGGCTTCGACACCAGCCTGTCCGTCGGTCCGGGCGGCAGCTTCATCGGCGGGGAGCACACCGCGCGCCACTTCCGCCGCGAGATGTGGCAGCCCACGCTGCTGGACCGCCAGTACTACCAGGCGTGGCTGGACGAGGGCGCGGCGAGCGCCGAGGAGCGTGTGGTGGCGAAGCGCCGGGACCTACTGGCCACCCACGAGGTCGAGCCGGTCAGCGAGGAGCTGGAGCAGGCACTGACGGAGATCGTGGCCGCGGCGAGGCGAGAGCTGACGGAGTGACGGCATTCACAGGATGGCGCGGGCAAAGGCAAAGGATGAACAGGATGCAAGGATGCAAGGATAGGGAGGATACGGCAACGGCATAGATCGCTTCGGTGTACGGGCGGTCACCGACCGCGACCAGTCGCGCGCTCAGGCGGTGCCGGCGTGCGGACGGATGCCCCGCAGGACCGCGCGCTCCTCGCGTTGGGCGAAGTACAGGTCCCAGCGCATCTGTACGTTCATCCAGAAGTCCGCGGACATGCCGAAGAACTTGGCCAGGCGCAGCGCCGTGCTGGGCGTGACGCCCCGGCGACCATTGACGATGTCGTTGACGCGCTGATACGGCACATGAATGCTGTCCGCCAGTTCCCGCTGGGTCAGCCCCATCGGCTCAAGAAACTCCTCCCGCAGCATCTCACCGGGATGTGTCGGTCGTCGGTGCGTCGGTACGCGGATCATGGTGCATCTCCTGCGATGGACCTAGTGGTAGTCCACGATCTCGACCAGGGCAGCCCCCGCCGCGGTCCATGTGAAGCAGATCCGGTACCGCTCATTGATGCGGATGCTGTGTTGTCCTGCGCGGTCGCCGGCGAGGGCCTCCAGGTGATTGCCCGGAGGCACCCGGAGATCGTTCAGCACAACGGCGGAATCGATCTGGTCGAGCTTGCGGGCAGCGCCTCGCCACAACGTCACCGGGCACGTCCGGCGGGCCTCACGGGTGTCCCTGCCGTTGAAGACGTCCTCAGTCCCCGCCGTCCTGAAGGACAAGATCATGATAGCATGATAGCACGGTACTCATGCTATGACAAGCGCCAAGCACAGCACGCTGTCCCCGACAGCCCGTACTTCTGCCCACCTCTACGAGCGGTCACCGACCGCGACCCCTCCGGCCTCTCCCGACCCCATCCTCCCCATCCTTCTATCCTTCCATCCTGTTCGCCGTTGCCGTCATCCTCTCCATCCTGCGAATCTACCTCCCCAGCTCCCACACCTGCGTCGCCTCCGGCCTGAGCGTCACTGTGAACGTCCCGCCCACTGCCTTCGCCTCGCTCTCGATCAGCCGCCGCCGCTTCGCGCCCTCCCAGGAGGGCTTGAGCGTCGCCGTTACCGGCTCGCGGCTATCGCTCACGACCACCACATACAGCTTCCCGCCCACTGCCTTCTCCCGCGCCTCGAGCTTCTCCGTCGTTGGCGTGAGGGGCACATCTCTCCACTGCCCGGGCGCGAGAATGACGTCCTGGAGCTGCGCCATCTCGGTGTTCAGCGCCCGCGTGTACGAGAGCAGCGCCGGGTCGCGGGACAGGCAGCCCGCCGGCTCGCCGTCGTAGTACGAGTAGTACCCGAACCACTTGTAGCCGTGGATCACGTGCAGCCACAGGCTGGTGCGTAGCTCGTCCGGCGTGGGCATCCGCTGGGTATGGCGGTTCGAGTTGTAGGTCTGCAGGCACGTGCCCAGGGGCTTCTTGCCCAGCAGGTCGCGGTCGGTGATGTCCAGCCAGCGCCGCTTGTAGTCGAAGGGCGTCATCTGCGGGAAGGGGTAGCTGTCGTAGCTCCACAGGTCCTGGCTGGCCAGGTAGTCGCTGGCGCGCGGGTACTGGCACAGGTTGACCCACACGAAGTGGTTCGGGTCCAGACGCCGGATCAGCTCCGCGGCGGCCTGCACCGCCTCGGGCTCCATCGTGCCCTCCGGCTCGTCAATCAGGTCCCAACACAGCACCGCCGGGTGCTCCTTGAACCTCAGCACCGCCTGCTCGATGTGCCCCAGGTCGAACTCCGGCCCCTTGTTGAAGTACTGGTTGTTGAACAGCGCGACCGTACCGTACAGCCCCACCTGCGCGCACGCGTCCAGGTGCTTCTGGATGCTCGGGAGCGGGTCGGGGTCGCTGCCGTAGCACTGTACGACGTTGAAGCCGTGACTGACGATCTCCTCGTTCATCGGCGCGTGGTAGAGCATCCGCGCCAGGAACGGCTTGCCGTTGACCGTGATGGTGTCGCCCACGGCCCTGGCCGTGCGGATGGGCTCCCACTGCGGCCACGCGACGGGGTCGAACTTGATGAACTCGCGGCTGTCGGTCTGCGCGGACCCGCCGTTGAGGGTGAAGGTGGCGTCTGCCCGGAAGCGCCCGACGGGCAGGCCGACGAGGTCGAAGGGGACTTCAAGCTGCGGACCCTTGACCGGCAACGTCTTGTGCAGCACTGTCTTGCCGCTCTGCAGGTCCCTGAGGGCCAGGCCCACGCTCAGCTTCGGCAGCAGTTCGGGGGCGCAGGTGAAGGCCGCCGACCAGCGCCCGGCGCGCTGGGTCGAGGGGTAGGCATACTCATCGAGCGACACCGAGACAATCTGGGGCACGGTCAGGCGATAGGCTGCTTCCCTCGGGTGCGCGCCGGCGCCCACACAAACATACAGCGTCGAGGGTCCGGCCGCGCTGATCGCTACCGGTATGGTGATCGTCGCCGGCTTGTCGGCGGCGAGGCGATAGATGTCACGCTCTGGCTGAGTCATGTGGGGCGTGCCGGCAGGCCGAATGGCTGCAGCGAGGCTGGTGCCCGTGGGCTGGGCGGCGCTGAGCGTCACCTGCAGGTCATTCCGGCCCAGGACGGGCGGCCGCATCGAGAGCGCAGTCACGGTGACGTTCGGCACGGTGGGCCGGCTGGTAGCCGGCCCCTCCAGCGGCTGGGCGGGTGGTAGCGGCGCGACGAACTGCGAGCCCGCTTCCGCCTTGATCTCCAGCAGGGGCCAGGCCGTCTTGTAGCTGACGAAGTCTTGGTCCTCGGAGGGCGGCACGTACTCCTTCACGTTCGTCAGCAGGATCACGTCGATGTACGGCCACTGGGTCGTGTCGTCCGAGCCTTGCAGGCGCAAGACGTGCTTGCCCTGGGCCGGCGAGACGCCGGCACTGGTCGGGATGGTGGCGGAGCCGACCCGGGTAGTGGCGGGGCCGACGCCGGTAGCGACCGGGCTGGCCGGGATGGCGACCGGGCCGAGCGGCTTGCTCCAGCACAGCGAGGTGCTCGCCTGGTCGTGGGCGATCAGCCCCAAGTCGCGCCCGTCCCACAGCACATGCGTCTTCGTCGTCGGGAGAGCCAGGCACCGCACCCGGATCGTGTACTCGCCCTCCTGCAGCCCCTCCACGTCGTATTCCAGGAAGCCCCCGGCGGGACGCCCAAACACCGCCACCTGGCCGCCGGACGGATGGCCCATCCACGACGTGAAGCCCTCGGCCCGCAGGCCCTCGGTCTCCCCGCGGCTGAAGGCCTCGCCCTCCAGGTAGCGGTACTCGTAGTCAGCGCACGCCCCGGTCGCCATGAGGGGCGTACACAGCACCAGCAGCAGCCATGAGCGCATGAGTCGTCCTCCTGAGTACACAGAGAGCCACCGGGCGGGCCCGGTGGCTCTGGGTAGGCTGGTGGTACGCGCTCACTCCTTGAACGTGACCCCCAGCGCCGCGAGAGCGGCGTCCACCTGCTGCTCGGCCTCGTCGAACTTCCCGTAGGCAAAGGCCTGGCGGGAGGCCGCGAGCATCGCGTTGATTGGCTTGGCCGCCTCGGGGTCGCTGGCCGCCAGCTTGTCATACGCTGGCTTGGCGGCGGCGAACTTCGCCCGCCAGCGGTTCTTCTGCGGCACCTTGGCCATCGAGGGATCGGTGGTGGGCGTCGCGGCGGCTGTCGCCGCCGGCTTCGGGGTCGTGGCGGGCTTGGTTGTCGCCGTCGTCGTGGCCGGTTTCGTCGCCGGCTTGGCGGCCGTCGTCGCGGGCTTGGTTGTCGGAGGCTTGGTGGTGGCCGCGGCGGGCTTGGTCGCCGGCTTGGTGACTGCGGGCTTGGTGACCGTGGCCGGCTTCGTCGTAGCCGTAACCGGGGCGGTGGCCGCGCCGACCCTGGGCGGGGTGCCCTGGCCGGTGAGGTAGTACAGCAAGTTCGAGTACAGCTCGCGCGCCGCCGACTCCTTGCGCGCCGTCCAGTCCTCGGCGTTCATCTCCCGCACCGTCCGCATGGCGTCCACGATCAGCAACTCGGCGCCGTTCTCATTGCCGACGAACGCCACCGGCTTGGCGGCAGCCGGCTTGGGCTTGACGGCCGCCGGCTTCGGAGTGGTCGTGGCCGGCTTGACGACCACGGTCGTCGGCGGCTTCGCGGCGGGGTTGGTGATCGCGGGCTTGGCCGCGCCGGCGGGTGGCTTGGCGGCGGCGGGCTTGGCCACGGCCGCTGTGCCGGGCTTGGTGCTCGCCGTCACTGTCGTGCCGGGCTTGGCGCCATAGCCGAGCTGCGAGGGCGGCAGCTTGCTGCACGGCGTGGCCTTGGGCAACTGCTGGGTCAGGTTCTTGGCCCACAGTTGCGCCAGTTGCTTCTCGGTCATCTTGTTCGTCTTGGCTTCCGCCGGGTACACGGCCACGACGGGGATATCCCAGGCGTAGACCGTCCACAGGCTGCCCTTCTGCTTGACGGTGACCTGCGGATGCTGGGTGTCCTTGGAGGACACGACCTCGACGATCTTCTGGTCCACATTCGCCACGCGCTCGGCCACGGTGGCGAAGGCGCCGCGGTCGCGCAGCCGGGCCACCAGGCCGCCGCCGACGCACACATCGGCCGTCTCCTGGGCGAAGACCGGCAGAACGAGCGCCAGCGCGAGCAGGGCCGCCAGCAGGGGAAGAGTCATGGGTCGCATCTTGGGCCTCCTGTGCCGCGCGGCGAGGCGCCGTGTCGCGGGGGCTAGAGTTGCATGATAGGTGTCTTGAACTGGCGCCGTCAAGCAACCCCCATGGTAGGACCTGCATATTCGCCGGAAGTTCCGCTCGTTCCTCCCCGACCCCCCTCTGCCTGCCCCGCCTACTCCGTCATCTTGCGGAAGCGCTGGAACGACTGCCACAGCTTCCAGTAGCCCCGCACCAGCGCCACCAGGCTTTGTCCACGCACCCGGTGGCCCAGGTCGCGCAGCACTTGGTGAGCCGCGTTGCGCCCCGGCATGCCGGTGATGCCCCCGCCCGGATGGACGCCGCTGCCGGTCAGGTACAGGCCCTGCACCGGCGTGCGGTACTGCGACAGCTCCGGGAGCGGTCGCAGGCCCCAGGCCTGGTGAATCTCCATGTCCACATGCCACGCGCAGCCGCGCGGGTTGTCCGTCAGCCGCTCCCAGTCCAGCGGCGTCGTCACCAGCCGCCCCAGGATCGCGTCCCGCACGTTGGGCGCGTACCGGCAGAACGTGTCCACCACCTGGTCGGCGACGCGCTCTCGCACGTCGTCCCAGCTCTGCCCGCCCGCCAGCTCGTACGGCGCGAACTGCGACAGCCACAGCGTATGCTGGCCCTCGGGGGCCAGCGACGGGTCCAGCGCCGTGGTGCAGGCGCACCACAGCCCCGGCTCGCGCGACGGCCTGCCTGCCTGTATGTCTAGCCAGCCGTCGTACACGTACTGCAGCGAGGGGGCGATGATGGGCGAGGCGAGGGTCTGCTCGGGGCGCGCGCCGTAGCCGGTGAACTCCGGCCGCTCCGACAGCGCCAGGTCCACCTTGAACAGCGAGGCACTGGCGACGCTGACCTGCCGCACCCGCCCGAGGAGACCTGAGGGCACGTGCTCTTCGGGAACCAGCTTCAGGAACACCCGCCGGGCATCCAGCGAGGAGACGATGCACCGGCGGGCCGCGAACGTCTCGCCCGTGGCAGTGACGACCGCCTGCGCCCGGTTGCCCTGCACCACGATCCGCTCGACGTGCTGCCCGGTGAGCACCTGCCCGCCCGCCGAGGTGATGACATGGGCCAGGGCCTGGCTGAGCGCCCCCGAGCCGCCCTTTGGCCGCGCGCTGCCTGACAGGTGGCTGCCGGACTGCAGACTCATCGCGAGCGTCGAGCCGGGCTTGGTCGGCGGCGTCCCCGTCTGCACCGCCCACCACGCCATCGCGCCCTTGAGCCGCTCGTCGACAAAGAAGCGCTCAATGAAGACAGTAGGGGGCGTCAGCAGCGCCCGCCACAGCTCCTGCATCTCGGCCGTCTCGGTCGAGAGCATCATGTCGGCCAGCGAGGGCGGGGGGACGAGGTCGAACGGTTCGAGCATGTGCAGTGCCTGCTCCCACCACCCATGCCAGCGCCGGTAGCTCTCCACCTCCGCGGGCGCGAAGGTCGCCAGCTCCTCGCACGTCCGGTCCACATCCCGCCACACCAGCCAGCTTGTCCCGTCCGGGTAGGGAAAGAACCACAGTGGCTCGTGCCACAGGTACTCCAGCCCGTGCTTGTCCAGCGCCAGCTCCCTGGGCACCGGCCCCGAGCAGATATGCTGGTGGTCCACGCCGCCGCGGTTGATGCGGAAGCCGGGCAGGCCGGGGAAGTCCTCGGTGGGGCAACACCCGCCAAGCACCTCGCGGCGCTCCAGCACGAGCACACTCAGCCCCGCCTTCGCAAGATACGCTCCGCAGGCAAGGCCATTGTGGCCGCCGCCGATGATGATGGCGTCGTGTTGAGGCATGCAGTTCTCCAGTACCGGAGTTCGGGCAGCGTGTCGTTGGAGGGGCCGGCTATTAGCCGGCCCGCCGTTGGCCGCGTCCGTTGCCGCCCTGCATGGTACCCGTATTCGCTTCGCACGGCGGGCCGGATGGTATCCGGCCCCTCCGACGGCCCGCCGTTCGCTACGGCTCGATCTCCACTGCCGCCATGCTGAACGGCGGCAGCGTTACCTGCAGCCCCTCAGCCGTCTTGAGGACCTCCAGCGGCGTGATCTTCACCGTGTTGGGGTCCTTGAGGTTGTTGGCCTCCAGGGAGGGGGCGGTGAGGATCCAGGCCCCCGCGCGCGTGGGGACACGCGCGCCCACGCGGCCGGCGGCGCCCACGCGGATCGTCGCCGGCACTGCCTGCTCCGGGTTCTTGTTCACGATCATCAGCGTGACCGTCCCGTCAGCCCGCTTGGCTGCGTTCACGCCCAGGTCCGGCACC
This is a stretch of genomic DNA from bacterium. It encodes these proteins:
- a CDS encoding type II toxin-antitoxin system RelE/ParE family toxin; this translates as MILSFRTAGTEDVFNGRDTREARRTCPVTLWRGAARKLDQIDSAVVLNDLRVPPGNHLEALAGDRAGQHSIRINERYRICFTWTAAGAALVEIVDYH
- a CDS encoding trimethylamine methyltransferase family protein — encoded protein: MFATVLSPDQIARLHEHSLRLLWEIGVEVPHADMLARFADAGAQVDLATQRVRIPTELVELSLQQCGKQYTLYGRDMAQTARFGQGARNFNSIAGEASWIEELGGKRRYARLSDVAIAARLGDALPHINIVGAMTDPADVPPPVRCVEVLAQLIRHTTKPPTLWYHDRPSARYLNEMMIALRGSEQAAAEFPYTYPFLEPISPLRFPFHGIDLLYETARLNLPVPIGPMAQTGLSAPCTLAATMAQENAEILAGVCVTQLIRPGMPVCYGGICHAFDMRTTQLIFSGPEQAIFGVAMTQLGKHYGLPVYINVGLTDSKRVDAQSGLEAGITLAFGAAAGADIFGHMGISGVDQASSADMLVWQDEVIGFVESALRELDFSNEALGFDTSLSVGPGGSFIGGEHTARHFRREMWQPTLLDRQYYQAWLDEGAASAEERVVAKRRDLLATHEVEPVSEELEQALTEIVAAARRELTE
- a CDS encoding NAD(P)/FAD-dependent oxidoreductase — protein: MPQHDAIIIGGGHNGLACGAYLAKAGLSVLVLERREVLGGCCPTEDFPGLPGFRINRGGVDHQHICSGPVPRELALDKHGLEYLWHEPLWFFPYPDGTSWLVWRDVDRTCEELATFAPAEVESYRRWHGWWEQALHMLEPFDLVPPPSLADMMLSTETAEMQELWRALLTPPTVFIERFFVDERLKGAMAWWAVQTGTPPTKPGSTLAMSLQSGSHLSGSARPKGGSGALSQALAHVITSAGGQVLTGQHVERIVVQGNRAQAVVTATGETFAARRCIVSSLDARRVFLKLVPEEHVPSGLLGRVRQVSVASASLFKVDLALSERPEFTGYGARPEQTLASPIIAPSLQYVYDGWLDIQAGRPSREPGLWCACTTALDPSLAPEGQHTLWLSQFAPYELAGGQSWDDVRERVADQVVDTFCRYAPNVRDAILGRLVTTPLDWERLTDNPRGCAWHVDMEIHQAWGLRPLPELSQYRTPVQGLYLTGSGVHPGGGITGMPGRNAAHQVLRDLGHRVRGQSLVALVRGYWKLWQSFQRFRKMTE
- a CDS encoding HigA family addiction module antitoxin yields the protein MIRVPTHRRPTHPGEMLREEFLEPMGLTQRELADSIHVPYQRVNDIVNGRRGVTPSTALRLAKFFGMSADFWMNVQMRWDLYFAQREERAVLRGIRPHAGTA